The following coding sequences lie in one Arachis stenosperma cultivar V10309 chromosome 5, arast.V10309.gnm1.PFL2, whole genome shotgun sequence genomic window:
- the LOC130980562 gene encoding uncharacterized protein LOC130980562 — translation MEKYFKRKLPLESEVTLLVSSTKKKFLEFNVKSLVANPGQRPKISNYDPNDRDEVRRAYLQKGPCQPREHDFSQIYFGTSLRRFNADWFDEFDNWLEYSISKDAAFCLCCYLMKPDGASGDAFLKEDFSNWKKKERLQTHVGNHDSAHNQARRKCEALMKQKQHIEVIFQKHSDQAKRDYRTHLTATIECITFLLRQGLILKENACAFYVHCFAHQLQLALVVVAKKQVEIALLFNLLASLCNIVGASCKRKDMLCESQMQKTIVALQNGDVSSGRGLNKKTTLKRASDTRWGSHYGTILSLISIFSSVVEVFEVIEEDENNPEQRAEACQLLNHIQSFEFVFNLHLMKIILGVTNELSQALQRNDQDIINAMTLVKVSKQQLQSIRDDGWSSLLNEVSLFCDSHNILAPNMNDIFVTQGRSRRKIQKVSNLHHF, via the coding sequence atggaaaaatatttcaaaagaaagctACCACTAGAATCTGAAGTCACTCTATTAGTCTCTTCTACTAAAAAGAAGTTCTTAGAATTCAATGTGAAAAGTCTGGTAGCTAATCCTGGACAACgacccaaaatttcaaattatgaTCCAAATGACAGAGATGAAGTTAGACGAGCTTATTTACAAAAAGGTCCTTGTCAACCAAGAGAACATGATTTTTCACAAATATATTTTGGAACTTCTCTCCGTAGATTTAATGCTGATTGGTTTGATGAATTTGACAATTGGTTGGAATATAGTATTTCAAAAGATGCTGCCTTTTGTCTCTGTTGCTATCTTATGAAACCTGATGGTGCGAGTGGTGATGCTTTTCTAAAAGAGGACTTTTCAAATTGGAAAAAGAAGGAGCGATTACAAACACATGTTGGAAATCATGATAGTGCTCATAATCAAGCTCGAAGAAAATGCGAAGCACTCATGAAGCAAAAGCAACATATTGAAGTTATTTTTCAAAAGCATTCAGACCAAGCTAAAAGAGATTACCGAACTCACTTAACAGCAACAATTGAGTGCATTACGTTCTTATTGCGACAAGGATTGATCTTGAAAGAAAATGCTTGTGCTTTTTATGTTCATTGTTTTGCTCACCAACTTCAATTAGCACTTGTGGTTGTTGCAAAGAAACAGGTCGAAATTGCACTACTTTTTAATTTGCTTGCTAGTTTGTGCAATATTGTTGGAGCTTCTTGTAAACGTAAAGACATGCTTTGTGAAAGTCAAATGCAAAAGACAATTGTTGCATTACAAAATGGAGATGTTTCTAGTGGGCGTggcttaaataaaaaaacaacatTGAAAAGGGCAAGTGATACTCGATGGGGCTCACATTATGGTACAATACTTAGCTtgatttctattttttcttccGTGGTAGAAGTTTTTGAAGTCATTGAGGAAGATGAAAATAATCCTGAACAAAGAGCTGAAGCATGCCAATTATTGAATCATATtcaatcttttgaatttgtattCAATTTACATTTAATGAAAATTATATTAGGAGTTACTAATGAGTTGTCTCAAGCTCTACAAAGAAATGATCAAGACATTATAAATGCTATGACATTAGTTAAAGTGTCCAAGCAACAATTGCAAAGTATAAGAGACGATGGTTGGTCCTCTTTGCTCAATGAAGTTTCACTATTTTGTGATAGTCACAATATTCTTGCTCCAAATATGAATGATATATTTGTAACACAAGGAAGATCAAGGCGCAAAATTCAAAAGGTCTCAAACTTGCATCATTTTTAA
- the LOC130980563 gene encoding F-box/LRR-repeat protein At3g59190-like, translating to MGDETCLKKNKKKRLNRRKEENKGTNISDLPNALICEILSNLPTKEAIRTSVLSKHWRHQWKNIYKFELKEESHDRRENFKDFIKRLLRGCNNSLSLKKFCLSCEVGEDAALINIWLTAFISSGIEELILDFESVTEQLYFPEGVFNSPTLKKFHLSMPFALILPLNYNFKNLKELTLKHVVFQDGPSTQQLFSSCRSLQDMTLVDCNWMNVGTVCICSPSLQSLTIREWNDDDEEQEEEEEENGRNQPPSQCQIVIIGSKLKTFSYDGDMANHYFFYCTGSVVNASVCIRAWQSSLENAFFVFKMLKAFPSVEKLSITDAAIETLCHAPCLIQHLPRFNKLTELQVQTDMPMNFPCAAFITILRNSPCLQTLEFDNKGIYAAEEGDGAGALSIPACFGSHLKKITIHGFSGNSLELNAIKYLLRTMPVLEEFNIYSSAYVVNSVGGVDRLEDLYNKIIAFPRASQDCDVYLE from the exons ATGGGTGACGAAACATGTctgaagaagaataagaagaaaaggCTGAACCGGCGCAAGGAAGAAAATAAGGGTACCAATATATCGGATCTACCCAACGCCCTTATCTGTGAGATATTATCCAACCTTCCCACCAAAGAGGCAATTCGGACAAGCGTGCTATCCAAACATTGGAGGCATCAGTGGAAGAACATCTACAAATTTGAGTTGAAAGAAGAATCACATGACAGGAGAGAAAACTTCAAGGACTTCATCAAGAGGTTACTCAGGGGATGTAACAATTCCTTGTCCCTCAAGAAATTCTGCCTCAGCTGCGAGGTGGGTGAGGACGCTGCTCTCATTAATATATGGCTCACGGCCTTCATTAGCAGCGGAATTGAAGAGCTGATTCTTGATTTCGAGAGTGTTACGGAGCAACTGTACTTCCCTGAAGGCGTGTTTAATTCCCCAACGCTCAAAAAGTTTCATCTCAGCATGCCCTTCGCCCTCATCCTTCCTCTCAACTATAACTTCAAGAATCTAAAGGAATTGACTCTCAAACATGTTGTGTTCCAAGATGGGCCCTCAACACAGCAGCTCTTCTCCAGCTGCCGCTCCCTCCAGGACATGACCCTTGTTGACTGCAACTGGATGAATGTTGGAACCGTCTGCATTTGTTCTCCCTCGCTTCAGAGCTTGACAATAAGGGAAtggaatgatgatgatgaagaacaagaagaggaagaagaggagaatGGCAGAAATCAGCCTCCTTCTCAATGCCagatagtgataattggatctAAGTTAAAGACATTTTCATACGATGGTGACATGGCAAACCATTATTTCTTTTATTGCACAGGTTCCGTAGTGAACGCAAGTGTTTGTATTCGCGCATGGCAAAGTAGTTTGGAGAATGCGTTTTTCGTGTTCAAAATGCTGAAAGCCTTCCCGAGTGTGGAGAAGCTGTCCATCACCGACGCCGCCATAGAGACACTGTGCCACGCGCCCTGTCTGATCCAGCATCTGCCTCGCTTCAACAAGCTCACGGAGCTTCAAGTCCAGACGGACATGCCAATGAACTTTCCCTGCGCAGCCTTCATCACCATACTGCGCAACTCACCATGCCTTCAAACCCTTGAGTTTGATAATAAG GGGATCTATGCGGCTGAGGAGGGAGACGGTGCAGGTGCATTGAGCATACCAGCATGCTTTGGGTCACATCTGAAGAAGATCACCATACATGGCTTCTCTGGAAATTCGTTGGAGCTGAATGCGATCAAGTATTTGCTGCGAACGATGCCGGTGTTGGAGGAATTCAACATTTACAGCAGTGCCTATGTTGTCAACTCAGTTGGTGGGGTCGACAGGTTGGAGGATTTGTACAACAAGATTATTGCCTTTCCTAGAGCTTCCCAGGATTGTGATGTTTATTTGGAGTAA